One region of Bacillus pumilus genomic DNA includes:
- the dat gene encoding D-amino-acid transaminase, translating into MKVLYNDDFIEKKDAHVDIEDRGYQFGDGVYEVIRVYNGNLFTLKEHTERLFKSAKEIGIHLQGAVSDMEEKLKQLVTHNQLTDGGVYIQVTRGVAPRKHQYGNSLTPQITAYTFQVKKPVHEQTAGAKAILSEDLRWLRCDIKSLNLLYNVMEKQKASEAGAFEAILIRDGFVTEGTSSNVYAIIDGVIRTHPANNFILNGITRRKLLEVCDEEGCSVEETRISKEELLRAQEIFISSTTAEVIPIVEIDGQPVGEGVPGELTKRVQEGFQQKIKQESEASISS; encoded by the coding sequence ATGAAAGTATTGTATAATGACGATTTCATTGAAAAAAAGGATGCACATGTGGATATTGAAGACAGAGGCTATCAATTTGGTGACGGCGTCTATGAGGTCATCCGTGTATACAATGGGAATTTGTTTACATTAAAAGAGCATACAGAGCGTCTGTTCAAGAGTGCAAAAGAAATCGGCATTCATCTTCAAGGTGCAGTATCAGATATGGAAGAAAAGTTAAAACAGCTCGTCACCCATAACCAATTAACAGATGGCGGTGTGTATATTCAAGTCACGCGGGGCGTCGCACCTCGTAAACATCAATATGGCAATTCTCTCACTCCTCAAATCACAGCATATACGTTCCAGGTGAAAAAGCCTGTTCATGAGCAGACAGCTGGTGCAAAGGCTATATTATCTGAGGACCTTCGCTGGTTAAGATGTGATATTAAAAGCTTAAATCTTTTATATAATGTCATGGAAAAACAGAAAGCATCTGAAGCTGGTGCGTTTGAAGCCATTCTGATTAGAGACGGTTTTGTGACAGAGGGTACTTCCTCGAATGTATATGCCATCATTGATGGCGTGATTCGCACACATCCCGCAAACAATTTTATTCTAAACGGTATTACCCGTAGAAAGCTTCTTGAAGTATGTGATGAAGAGGGATGCAGCGTTGAAGAAACGCGTATAAGTAAAGAAGAGCTGCTGCGCGCGCAGGAAATCTTCATCAGCTCGACGACGGCTGAAGTCATTCCGATTGTTGAAATTGATGGTCAGCCAGTAGGGGAAGGCGTTCCAGGAGAGTTAACAAAGCGTGTACAGGAAGGCTTCCAGCAAAAAATTAAACAGGAAAGTGAAGCATCGATTTCTTCATAA
- a CDS encoding NAD-dependent protein deacylase, translating into MAVLREKLTQASHIMVLSGAGMSTESGIPDFRSTGGLWTEDTARMEAMSRSYFLSNPYQFWPKFKELFQMKMSGEYEPNSGHTFLASLEKQGKLVEIFTQNIDGLHKKAGSQHVYELHGSIQTATCPSCQATYELPYLLQEEVPVCLKVSSDGRTCGQVLKTDVVLFGDRVKHFDQVEKSLQEADLLLVMGTSLEVAPARYIPEDAAQNPSIFKVMMNLSETEYDPLFDLVFHERIGDLVKAL; encoded by the coding sequence GTGGCAGTGCTAAGAGAGAAATTAACGCAGGCTTCACATATAATGGTGCTTTCAGGTGCGGGGATGAGCACGGAATCAGGTATTCCCGATTTTAGATCAACGGGCGGCTTATGGACTGAAGACACCGCTCGCATGGAAGCGATGAGCCGCTCCTACTTTTTATCAAACCCTTATCAATTCTGGCCGAAATTCAAGGAATTGTTTCAGATGAAAATGAGCGGGGAGTACGAGCCGAATAGCGGGCATACCTTCTTAGCAAGCCTTGAAAAACAAGGAAAACTTGTAGAGATTTTTACCCAAAATATTGATGGCCTGCATAAAAAAGCAGGAAGCCAGCATGTATATGAACTTCACGGCTCCATTCAAACAGCTACTTGTCCATCATGCCAAGCGACATATGAATTGCCTTATTTATTACAAGAAGAAGTGCCTGTATGTCTAAAGGTTTCCTCAGACGGACGGACATGTGGGCAAGTGCTGAAAACAGATGTTGTCCTTTTTGGAGACAGGGTTAAACATTTTGATCAAGTAGAGAAATCACTTCAGGAAGCGGACCTTCTGCTCGTCATGGGAACCTCCCTAGAAGTAGCGCCAGCAAGGTATATTCCTGAAGATGCGGCTCAAAATCCTTCCATCTTCAAGGTGATGATGAATTTGAGTGAAACAGAATACGATCCACTGTTTGATCTTGTCTTTCATGAGCGAATTGGTGATCTCGTGAAAGCTTTATAA
- a CDS encoding ABC transporter ATP-binding protein: MAEMMLNQIYKVYDNKVTAVDNFNLHIEDKEFVVFVGPSGCGKSTTLRMIAGLEEISQGDFLLDGKRMNDVAPKDRDIAMVFQNYALYPHMNVYDNMAFGLKLRKFPKAEIDERVRNAAKILGLEQYLDRKPKALSGGQRQRVALGRAIVRDAKVFLLDEPLSNLDAKLRVQMRAEISKLHQRLQTTFIYVTHDQTEAMTMATRLVVMKDGFIQQVGAPKDVYENPENVFVGGFIGSPAMNFFTGKLSDGAIAVGKTHIRVPEGKMKVLRSQGYIGKDIILGIRPEDFHDEPVFIEASEGTKIDANVEVAELMGAETMLYSSLDGQSFIARVDSRTDVQAGQSIPLAIDMNKAHFFDSDTELRIRSAE; this comes from the coding sequence ATGGCTGAAATGATGCTCAATCAAATTTATAAAGTGTATGATAACAAGGTAACAGCAGTAGACAACTTTAATCTACATATAGAAGATAAAGAATTTGTTGTATTTGTTGGTCCATCTGGGTGCGGAAAATCAACAACCCTTCGCATGATTGCAGGACTTGAAGAGATTTCACAAGGGGATTTTCTTTTAGACGGAAAACGGATGAATGATGTAGCACCAAAAGACCGGGATATCGCAATGGTTTTCCAAAACTATGCATTATACCCTCACATGAATGTATACGATAATATGGCTTTTGGATTAAAGCTACGGAAGTTCCCGAAAGCAGAAATTGATGAGCGGGTTCGAAATGCCGCTAAAATATTAGGCCTTGAGCAATATTTAGACAGGAAACCAAAAGCACTGTCTGGAGGTCAAAGACAGCGTGTTGCACTTGGGAGAGCAATTGTGCGTGATGCAAAGGTCTTTCTTTTGGATGAGCCGCTTTCTAATTTAGATGCAAAACTCCGCGTTCAAATGCGTGCTGAAATATCTAAGCTTCATCAGCGTCTGCAAACGACATTTATCTATGTCACACATGACCAGACTGAAGCTATGACAATGGCTACTCGTCTTGTTGTAATGAAAGATGGCTTTATTCAGCAGGTTGGAGCGCCGAAGGATGTATATGAAAATCCAGAGAATGTATTTGTAGGTGGATTCATTGGCTCTCCTGCGATGAATTTTTTTACAGGAAAGCTCTCTGACGGTGCCATTGCAGTTGGAAAAACGCATATACGTGTACCAGAAGGAAAGATGAAGGTATTACGCAGCCAAGGTTATATCGGAAAAGATATCATCCTCGGGATCAGACCAGAAGATTTTCATGATGAACCCGTGTTTATTGAAGCATCTGAGGGCACAAAGATCGATGCCAACGTAGAAGTTGCTGAATTAATGGGAGCAGAAACGATGCTTTACTCTTCTCTCGATGGTCAGTCTTTTATTGCACGTGTTGATTCTCGTACCGATGTTCAGGCCGGACAATCTATACCTCTTGCCATCGATATGAACAAAGCCCACTTCTTTGATTCGGATACGGAGCTCCGCATTCGTTCCGCTGAATAA
- a CDS encoding alpha/beta-type small acid-soluble spore protein, translating into MANSNSSNQLLVPGAEQAIDQMKYEIASEFGVNLGAETTARANGSVGGEITKRLVSYAQQHMGGTKA; encoded by the coding sequence ATGGCTAATTCTAATAGTTCAAATCAATTACTAGTTCCTGGAGCAGAGCAAGCAATCGATCAAATGAAATACGAAATCGCTTCTGAATTTGGCGTTAACCTTGGAGCAGAAACTACAGCTCGTGCTAACGGTTCAGTTGGTGGAGAAATCACAAAACGTCTTGTGTCTTACGCTCAACAACACATGGGTGGAACAAAAGCTTAA
- a CDS encoding helix-turn-helix domain-containing protein, which yields MLEKLKLVYGEHIISSPTDDHQILWYQTDEGELFGVDKSKLTARETLLLNTFLTPIDLSHTKQTEDEQKWYSYLFDNKPLTVQHPVRVYYFKMSHQAEQRQQIKEAVVHSLEQTHFIWTGAHTAMLIQTNATSENSQLELLYDLSLAITSDFLTDSVFLQGQLHLPNEHLQKKLLKEQQLVLGHMQRAKPRSGICTIYQCLPSLLRYDESALSHAISDAFKEAVLDRDVYRTLMTYMQCNLNASKAAKALYVHRNSLQYRIDKFIERTGIDIRHFPEASAVYFMMNLLDLSSHSVT from the coding sequence ATGTTAGAAAAATTAAAGCTTGTTTACGGAGAGCATATCATCAGCTCCCCTACAGATGATCATCAAATTCTTTGGTATCAAACAGACGAAGGCGAATTATTTGGAGTAGACAAATCAAAGCTTACAGCTAGAGAAACACTTCTTCTCAATACTTTCCTTACACCAATTGATCTTTCTCACACAAAGCAGACTGAGGATGAACAAAAATGGTACAGCTATCTTTTTGATAACAAACCACTAACTGTTCAGCACCCCGTCCGTGTATATTATTTTAAAATGTCACATCAAGCAGAACAAAGGCAGCAAATAAAAGAGGCTGTGGTCCACAGCCTCGAACAAACTCATTTCATTTGGACAGGCGCTCATACAGCGATGCTGATTCAAACAAACGCTACATCAGAAAATAGTCAATTAGAGCTGCTATATGATTTGTCTCTAGCCATTACAAGTGACTTTTTAACAGACTCAGTCTTTTTACAAGGACAGCTCCATTTGCCAAATGAACATTTACAGAAGAAATTGTTAAAAGAACAGCAGCTTGTCTTGGGCCATATGCAGCGAGCTAAGCCTAGGTCAGGGATTTGCACAATTTATCAATGTCTACCCTCACTCTTACGTTATGATGAATCCGCCCTCTCTCATGCTATTTCAGATGCTTTTAAAGAGGCGGTCCTTGATCGGGACGTTTACCGTACCCTCATGACTTATATGCAATGTAACTTAAATGCATCTAAGGCAGCAAAAGCTTTATATGTTCACAGAAACAGCCTTCAATATCGAATTGATAAATTTATTGAGCGAACAGGAATTGATATACGACATTTTCCAGAAGCATCTGCCGTCTATTTTATGATGAATCTTCTCGACCTTTCATCACATTCAGTGACATGA
- a CDS encoding universal stress protein, which yields MFQADRMVVAFDGHEDSKKALKKAIALAKTLNAKLTVAYAHDGKSSRQVFDAPRPMTGGAYIGGGMADLQTPPVYVPHDEQQSPLIFEDHTEEVVAEARMLLNEEQFEAAIEIVEGEPAEAIIEYAEDISADLIVMGARDQSRLKKMLFGSVSEKLSSKSDIPVLIVK from the coding sequence TTGTTTCAAGCTGATCGGATGGTCGTTGCGTTTGATGGACATGAAGACAGTAAGAAAGCATTAAAAAAGGCAATCGCTTTAGCCAAAACCTTGAATGCCAAGCTGACCGTTGCCTATGCACATGATGGCAAATCAAGCAGACAGGTGTTTGATGCACCGCGCCCAATGACTGGCGGAGCTTATATCGGCGGCGGCATGGCAGACCTTCAAACACCCCCTGTGTATGTACCTCATGATGAACAACAAAGTCCCTTGATTTTTGAAGATCATACAGAAGAGGTCGTTGCAGAAGCAAGAATGCTTTTAAATGAGGAGCAGTTTGAAGCTGCGATTGAAATTGTTGAGGGGGAACCAGCGGAAGCGATTATCGAATATGCTGAAGACATATCAGCAGACCTCATCGTCATGGGAGCACGTGACCAAAGCAGATTGAAAAAAATGCTCTTTGGCAGTGTAAGTGAAAAGTTATCATCAAAATCAGATATACCTGTGCTTATTGTAAAATAA
- a CDS encoding NAD(P)-dependent oxidoreductase, with protein sequence MKIALFGAHGRVGQAFLRFVQVDDRYIVRSLIRTNREEMLAGMFQVTGNSRNREDVLETIKGADIVVSCLSTDGDDTLSVSMEHIVQAMKQSNTSRIITIGTAGILKARQQPELYRFETNESRRTTSRAAKEHAKAFELLQSTDLDWTIICPTYLPDGEVTRSYRYEKDFLPIDGKKISVEDTAHFLYQQLNSKEFVHQRVGIAY encoded by the coding sequence ATGAAAATAGCTCTTTTCGGTGCTCATGGACGTGTAGGACAAGCATTTCTTCGTTTCGTTCAAGTAGATGATCGTTACATAGTTCGTTCATTGATTCGGACAAACCGAGAAGAAATGCTTGCGGGTATGTTTCAAGTCACCGGCAATTCAAGAAATCGAGAAGATGTGCTTGAGACGATCAAAGGAGCAGATATTGTTGTGAGCTGTCTATCGACAGATGGTGATGATACATTATCTGTTTCAATGGAACATATCGTACAAGCCATGAAGCAATCAAATACATCAAGAATTATTACAATAGGTACAGCAGGTATTTTAAAGGCAAGGCAGCAGCCGGAACTTTACCGTTTTGAAACAAATGAATCAAGGCGGACCACTTCCCGAGCAGCTAAGGAGCATGCCAAAGCGTTTGAACTCCTTCAATCGACTGATTTAGATTGGACCATTATTTGTCCAACCTATTTACCAGACGGAGAAGTGACACGGTCATATCGCTATGAGAAAGATTTTCTCCCTATAGATGGAAAGAAAATTTCAGTTGAAGATACCGCACACTTTTTATATCAGCAGTTAAATTCGAAGGAATTTGTACATCAACGCGTCGGCATTGCTTACTAA
- a CDS encoding YheE family protein, giving the protein MISHFQWKPLFKKAQLPGWKISFFHNGAHYEGIYHKTGDIEWGSQLPPHEVEPTLKEEIHELMLFHVYD; this is encoded by the coding sequence ATGATTTCTCATTTTCAATGGAAACCTCTCTTTAAAAAAGCACAATTGCCAGGCTGGAAAATATCCTTTTTTCACAATGGTGCGCACTACGAAGGCATCTACCACAAAACAGGTGATATTGAATGGGGCTCTCAGCTTCCGCCCCATGAAGTCGAACCAACATTAAAAGAAGAAATCCACGAATTAATGCTATTCCATGTCTATGATTAA
- a CDS encoding ABC transporter ATP-binding protein encodes MFSVFTKLDWFFKQEWRRYTIAITLLLIVNVLEMLPPRYLGQAVDDIRSGQFTTSSMMFYVAIFFLLGVVVYTLTYFWMYQLFGGANVMERVMRGKLMRHLLKMTPTFYEKKKTGNLMALGTNDLNAVALTTGFGVLTLVDSTAYMLMIFFTMGLTISWKLTLMAIIPMPLMALLIAYYGSKIHDRFTVAQDAFGDMNDRVLESVAGVRVIRSFVQEKQDVERFRQMTDDVFQKNMRVAVIDSLFEPTVKLLVGVSYLIGIGYGAYLVFQSDLTIGELVAFNVYLGMMIWPMFAIGELINIMQRGNASLDRLNHTLSYKPDVTDASQPKTLQEPGDIQFDRVTFRYPTSPKDNLIDVSFTIRKGQTIGITGKTGSGKTTIVKQLLRQYPTGDGQILLSGVPIQEIELDQLFQWIGYVPQDHILFSKSVEENMRFGHRDAKQNELAQAIKDAYFEKDLRLLPEGLETMVGEKGVALSGGQKQRISIARALLIDPDILILDDSLSAVDAKTETAILENLRQNRHGKTTFITTHRLSAVEHADLILVMEEGRIVQKGTHEELIQQDGWYKEQFLRQQLTNQLEGGDEA; translated from the coding sequence ATGTTTTCAGTATTTACGAAATTAGACTGGTTCTTCAAACAAGAGTGGAGGCGTTATACGATCGCCATTACGCTCCTGCTCATTGTGAATGTGCTTGAAATGCTGCCGCCAAGATATCTTGGGCAGGCAGTGGATGACATTCGTTCTGGTCAATTTACAACATCTAGTATGATGTTTTATGTAGCCATTTTTTTCTTGCTAGGTGTCGTCGTCTATACACTGACATATTTTTGGATGTATCAGTTATTTGGCGGCGCAAATGTCATGGAGCGTGTAATGCGCGGGAAACTCATGCGTCACTTACTTAAGATGACACCTACCTTTTATGAAAAGAAAAAAACAGGTAACTTAATGGCATTAGGTACAAACGATTTGAATGCTGTAGCTTTAACGACAGGTTTTGGCGTTCTGACATTGGTGGATTCCACTGCTTATATGCTGATGATCTTTTTTACGATGGGTCTGACGATTAGCTGGAAATTAACTTTAATGGCGATTATCCCTATGCCGCTGATGGCGCTTTTGATTGCGTATTATGGCAGCAAGATTCATGATCGCTTTACAGTTGCTCAAGATGCATTTGGTGATATGAACGACCGCGTGCTTGAATCAGTCGCAGGCGTCCGGGTCATCCGGTCTTTTGTACAGGAGAAACAAGACGTCGAACGCTTTCGTCAAATGACTGATGATGTATTTCAAAAAAATATGAGAGTGGCGGTCATTGATTCATTGTTTGAGCCGACAGTGAAATTACTTGTCGGTGTCAGCTACTTAATAGGAATTGGCTACGGAGCCTATCTTGTATTCCAAAGTGATTTAACCATTGGTGAGCTTGTCGCTTTTAACGTCTATCTTGGGATGATGATCTGGCCAATGTTTGCGATCGGCGAGTTGATTAATATTATGCAAAGAGGAAATGCGTCGTTAGACCGGTTGAATCATACACTCAGCTACAAGCCGGATGTCACAGACGCTTCTCAGCCAAAAACGTTACAAGAGCCTGGCGATATTCAGTTTGACCGCGTGACATTTAGGTATCCAACTTCCCCTAAAGATAATTTAATTGATGTGTCCTTTACGATTCGAAAGGGGCAGACGATCGGAATTACAGGCAAAACAGGAAGCGGTAAAACGACTATCGTAAAACAGCTTCTGCGCCAGTATCCAACAGGTGATGGTCAAATCCTGCTATCAGGAGTCCCAATCCAAGAGATCGAATTGGATCAGCTATTTCAATGGATCGGATACGTACCGCAGGATCATATTCTTTTTTCTAAAAGTGTAGAAGAGAATATGCGTTTTGGTCATCGAGACGCAAAACAAAATGAATTAGCACAAGCGATCAAAGATGCTTATTTTGAAAAAGATTTACGTCTTTTGCCTGAGGGTCTCGAAACCATGGTCGGAGAAAAAGGTGTGGCGCTGTCAGGTGGACAAAAGCAGCGAATTTCCATTGCACGCGCTTTATTAATAGATCCCGACATTTTAATACTGGATGACTCGCTTTCTGCGGTAGATGCAAAAACAGAAACCGCTATTTTAGAAAATTTAAGGCAAAATCGTCATGGAAAAACGACGTTTATTACGACTCATCGTCTATCAGCTGTTGAGCATGCAGATCTCATACTTGTCATGGAAGAAGGACGCATCGTCCAAAAGGGAACTCACGAAGAGCTTATTCAGCAAGATGGATGGTACAAAGAACAATTTCTGCGTCAGCAGCTGACAAACCAGCTGGAAGGAGGGGATGAGGCATGA
- a CDS encoding ABC transporter ATP-binding protein, with translation MTTGRRLLAYALLYKKVLSVALIFLIIAVGAELTGPFIGKKMIDDHILGVEKPYVEVNEKTDKTVYYQGNNYIRSDRLDSDMESGKQINVVQVGFGYYFVNEPIRFDGNRKISGDQLTIENGNERETYQVQRLSKEEIFSFYEPEISGLVQLVLFYLGLLVIAIFFQYAQHYLLQRIANRIIQKMRVDVFEHIQTLPIRYFDNLPAGKVVARITNDTETIRDLYVTVLANFVTSAIYMIGIYIAMFLLNVKLALICLVAVPIIFLWSMTYRKFASVYNHRIRSIISDINAKLNEAIQGMTIIQAFRHEKVTKEEFDELNNNHFRYQRKMLHLNSLLSHNLVNLLRNLAYVALIWYFGGASLSATGIVSIGVLYAFVDYLNRLFQPITGIVNQFSRLELALVSSERVFRLLDEPGTTVEEPVQKEMEGHVQFQDVTFAYNEGKNVLKNITFEAKKGQTVALVGHTGSGKSSIMNLLLRFYDIQQGDILIDGESIYRQSRQTLRKQMGIVLQDPYLFSGTIASNVSLGNEDIKRETIEASLKQVGAVELLKHLPEGFDEPVVEKGTTLSSGERQLISFARALAYDPAILILDEATANIDTETEAIIQRALDVVKEGRTTFVIAHRLSTIKKADMILVLEKGEIVERGSHDQLMQQEGLYAQMYELQKGAVANS, from the coding sequence ATGACAACAGGAAGAAGACTCCTTGCCTACGCACTCCTTTATAAGAAAGTACTGTCTGTTGCCTTGATCTTTCTCATCATTGCAGTAGGTGCTGAACTGACAGGACCATTTATTGGGAAGAAAATGATTGATGATCATATTTTAGGCGTAGAAAAGCCTTATGTCGAGGTCAATGAAAAAACAGACAAAACCGTTTATTACCAGGGAAATAACTATATACGAAGCGATCGATTAGACAGTGATATGGAATCCGGAAAACAAATCAATGTGGTGCAGGTCGGATTCGGTTACTATTTTGTGAATGAGCCGATTCGTTTTGATGGAAACCGAAAGATATCGGGAGATCAGCTTACCATTGAAAATGGAAACGAGCGCGAGACCTATCAAGTACAGCGTTTATCGAAAGAGGAAATTTTCTCTTTTTATGAGCCGGAAATCAGTGGTTTGGTGCAGCTTGTTCTATTTTATCTAGGGCTTCTCGTTATTGCGATTTTCTTTCAATATGCGCAGCATTATCTGTTACAGCGAATAGCCAACCGAATTATTCAAAAAATGAGGGTTGATGTATTTGAGCATATTCAAACACTGCCTATCCGGTATTTTGATAATTTACCTGCTGGAAAGGTCGTAGCGAGGATCACCAATGACACAGAAACCATTCGTGATTTATATGTGACAGTCCTCGCCAATTTCGTGACGAGTGCGATTTACATGATTGGGATTTATATTGCCATGTTTTTATTAAATGTGAAGCTGGCACTCATTTGTTTAGTGGCGGTACCGATTATTTTCCTATGGTCAATGACTTACAGAAAGTTTGCATCGGTGTACAACCACCGCATTCGTTCGATCATTAGTGACATCAATGCCAAGCTAAATGAAGCCATTCAAGGGATGACCATTATTCAAGCGTTTCGTCATGAAAAAGTGACGAAAGAGGAATTTGATGAGCTGAACAACAATCACTTTCGATATCAGCGAAAGATGCTCCATTTAAATTCACTTCTTTCGCATAACTTAGTTAACCTGCTTCGGAATTTAGCCTATGTGGCACTCATTTGGTATTTTGGCGGTGCGTCCTTAAGTGCGACGGGGATTGTGTCGATTGGTGTGCTCTATGCGTTTGTCGATTATTTAAATCGATTATTTCAGCCGATTACAGGCATTGTGAACCAATTCTCGAGATTGGAATTAGCACTGGTTTCCTCGGAAAGGGTTTTCCGATTATTGGATGAGCCAGGAACAACAGTGGAAGAACCCGTTCAGAAGGAAATGGAAGGACACGTTCAGTTCCAAGATGTCACCTTTGCTTATAATGAAGGGAAAAATGTATTAAAGAACATTACGTTCGAGGCCAAAAAAGGCCAGACGGTTGCACTTGTGGGGCATACTGGTTCTGGGAAAAGCTCGATCATGAACTTACTGCTGCGTTTTTATGACATTCAGCAAGGAGACATTCTCATTGATGGAGAAAGCATTTATCGCCAGTCCCGGCAAACGTTGCGGAAACAAATGGGCATTGTCCTTCAAGACCCGTATTTATTTTCCGGAACGATTGCATCCAATGTCAGCTTAGGAAATGAAGACATTAAAAGAGAAACGATTGAAGCATCATTAAAACAAGTAGGCGCAGTAGAGTTATTGAAGCATCTGCCAGAAGGATTTGATGAACCGGTCGTTGAAAAGGGAACTACTCTTTCCTCAGGGGAACGTCAGTTAATTTCATTTGCTCGTGCACTAGCGTACGATCCAGCGATCTTAATTTTAGATGAAGCCACCGCAAACATTGATACAGAAACAGAAGCGATCATTCAGCGAGCGCTTGATGTCGTCAAAGAAGGACGAACAACTTTTGTCATTGCTCACCGATTATCCACCATTAAGAAAGCCGATATGATTTTGGTTTTAGAAAAAGGGGAGATTGTCGAGCGGGGTAGTCATGATCAACTCATGCAGCAAGAAGGGCTATATGCGCAAATGTACGAACTGCAAAAAGGTGCTGTGGCAAACAGCTGA
- a CDS encoding polysaccharide deacetylase family protein has translation MQRVTKKQTPSNTMLLSKAIGLVILSLILFFIWDISKTNMQAADQPAKMSASSQFRDTSTSLKAKDDSTKTLDAHFKINPNKHVTDQTIFLTFDDGPSATSNQLLDVLKAHQVKATFFMLGPQIKEHPAAVKRLHQEGHQLGLHGITHDVKRFYQKSDSPVNEMKEDQRILASVTGEYTHLVRTPYGSAPNLTDQQKARLKQKGFIYWDWTIDSLDWKYKSSKYVPEVLNQLQVLETKHPKEPKIILMHDQPATAKYLNSLLTQLKAKGYTFEVLDETMEPLQQ, from the coding sequence ATGCAACGGGTTACGAAAAAACAGACACCTTCAAACACGATGCTGCTCTCAAAGGCGATTGGTTTAGTGATTCTGTCACTGATCCTCTTTTTTATTTGGGATATATCTAAAACCAATATGCAGGCAGCAGACCAGCCGGCTAAAATGTCTGCGAGCAGTCAATTCCGAGACACAAGCACAAGTCTGAAAGCAAAAGATGATTCTACGAAAACATTAGATGCACATTTTAAGATCAACCCAAACAAACACGTAACGGATCAAACGATCTTTTTAACCTTTGATGATGGTCCGTCAGCGACATCAAACCAGCTTTTAGATGTGCTCAAGGCGCATCAAGTAAAGGCTACATTCTTCATGCTTGGGCCGCAGATTAAGGAACATCCGGCCGCTGTGAAAAGACTTCATCAAGAAGGTCATCAGTTAGGGCTTCATGGGATCACACACGATGTGAAACGCTTTTATCAAAAAAGTGATTCTCCCGTCAATGAGATGAAGGAAGATCAGCGCATTTTGGCTTCTGTCACAGGAGAGTATACACACCTTGTGAGAACACCTTATGGCAGCGCCCCAAATTTAACCGATCAGCAAAAAGCACGTTTAAAACAAAAAGGCTTTATCTACTGGGATTGGACAATTGACAGTCTTGACTGGAAATATAAAAGCTCAAAATATGTACCAGAAGTATTGAATCAGCTGCAAGTGCTAGAGACAAAACATCCAAAGGAACCAAAGATCATCTTAATGCACGATCAGCCAGCGACAGCAAAATACTTAAACAGTTTGCTCACACAGCTAAAAGCAAAGGGCTATACATTTGAAGTCCTAGATGAAACAATGGAGCCGCTGCAGCAATAA